One Paenibacillus crassostreae DNA segment encodes these proteins:
- the rpsS gene encoding 30S ribosomal protein S19: protein MSRSLKKGPFVDGYLLKKVEVMDDSAKKGVIKTWSRRSTIFPQFIGHTFGVYDGRKHVPVYVTEDMVGHKLGEFAPTRTYRSHTDDDKKTRR, encoded by the coding sequence ATGAGTCGAAGTTTAAAAAAGGGACCTTTTGTTGATGGTTACTTGTTGAAAAAAGTAGAAGTTATGGATGATTCGGCTAAAAAAGGCGTTATTAAGACTTGGTCACGTCGTTCCACTATTTTTCCACAGTTCATCGGACATACATTCGGCGTGTATGATGGACGTAAACACGTTCCAGTATACGTAACTGAAGATATGGTAGGACACAAATTGGGAGAGTTCGCTCCAACTCGTACCTACAGAAGTCATACAGATGACGATAAGAAAACAAGAAGATAA
- the rplW gene encoding 50S ribosomal protein L23 — protein sequence MKDPRDVIKRPVITERTAEYMSDLKYAFEVELRANKTEIKQAIEAIFKVKVTNVNTMRVPQKPKRYGKYSGYTSEWKKAIVTLSKDSKPLEFFESVE from the coding sequence ATGAAAGATCCTCGCGATGTGATCAAGCGTCCCGTGATTACGGAACGTACGGCCGAATATATGAGCGATTTGAAATATGCCTTTGAAGTTGAACTCCGTGCGAATAAAACAGAGATCAAACAAGCTATTGAAGCTATTTTCAAAGTCAAAGTAACAAATGTTAATACAATGCGTGTTCCGCAAAAACCTAAACGTTATGGTAAATATTCTGGATATACATCCGAATGGAAAAAGGCTATAGTAACGCTTAGCAAAGATAGCAAACCGCTAGAATTTTTTGAATCAGTAGAATAG
- the rplC gene encoding 50S ribosomal protein L3: protein MKGILGKKLGMTQVFTAEGNVIPVTVIEAGPCVVLQKKDLENDGYIAVQLGFSDKKERNAIKPEIGHAKKANTAPKRYVREIRGIDSTSVEVGQELKADVFTEGEFVDVTGTSKGKGFQGVIKRWGQSRGPMSHGSRYHRRPGSMGSIQANRVPKGKHLAGHMGHTTITVQRLEVIKVDVERNVLLVKGAVPGPRNSYVKIKETVKK, encoded by the coding sequence ATGAAAGGTATCTTAGGAAAAAAACTCGGAATGACTCAAGTATTTACAGCAGAAGGTAATGTAATTCCTGTAACGGTAATTGAAGCAGGACCTTGTGTTGTTTTACAAAAGAAAGATCTAGAGAACGATGGCTATATAGCAGTTCAACTAGGCTTTTCCGATAAAAAAGAAAGAAACGCGATCAAACCTGAAATAGGTCATGCGAAAAAGGCAAACACTGCGCCTAAGCGCTACGTTCGCGAAATTCGCGGGATTGACTCCACAAGTGTTGAAGTGGGTCAAGAATTGAAAGCTGATGTATTCACTGAAGGTGAATTTGTTGACGTAACAGGTACTTCTAAAGGTAAAGGTTTCCAAGGTGTTATCAAGCGTTGGGGACAAAGTCGCGGACCAATGTCTCACGGTTCTCGTTACCATCGTAGACCGGGTTCCATGGGTTCTATCCAAGCTAACCGTGTACCAAAAGGTAAACACCTAGCAGGACATATGGGTCACACTACGATTACTGTACAAAGACTTGAAGTTATTAAAGTTGATGTGGAACGTAATGTTCTACTAGTCAAAGGCGCAGTTCCGGGCCCTAGAAACAGCTATGTGAAAATCAAAGAAACGGTGAAGAAATAA
- the rpsH gene encoding 30S ribosomal protein S8, whose product MTMSDPIADMLTRIRNANTVRHETVEMPASTMKKQIADILKREGFIRDAEVVADNKQGIIRIFLKYGQNNERVITGLKRISKPGLRVYTKSNEVPRVLGGLGIAIISTSKGIMTDKEARQSKAGGEVICYVW is encoded by the coding sequence ATGACTATGTCTGATCCAATTGCAGATATGCTAACTCGTATTCGTAATGCTAATACAGTACGTCACGAAACGGTAGAAATGCCTGCTTCAACAATGAAGAAACAAATCGCTGATATTCTTAAGCGTGAGGGATTCATTCGTGATGCAGAAGTTGTCGCTGATAACAAACAAGGGATTATCCGTATTTTCTTGAAATATGGACAAAATAACGAACGTGTTATTACCGGTTTGAAGAGAATCAGTAAACCAGGCCTTCGCGTATACACGAAGAGTAACGAAGTTCCTCGTGTTCTCGGCGGTTTAGGTATTGCGATCATTTCTACTTCAAAAGGAATTATGACCGACAAAGAAGCTCGTCAATCCAAAGCTGGCGGAGAAGTTATCTGTTACGTTTGGTAA
- the rplB gene encoding 50S ribosomal protein L2 — protein sequence MPIKKYKPTSPARRHMSVSTFEEITTNQPEKSLLAPLSKTAGRNNQGKITVRHHGGGHKRKYRIIDFKRLKDGIPGNVATIEYDPNRTSNIALIHYADGEKRYIIAPQGLKVGDVIESGPSSDIKIGNALPLENIPVGTVIHNIELQPGKGAQLVRAAGTEAQLLGKEEKYVTVRLSSGEVRHILKVCRATIGSVGNADHELIKIGKAGRNRWKGQRPEVRGVVMNPNDHPHGGGEGRAPIGRKSPLSPWGKPTLGYKTRKKGKASDKYIVRRRTK from the coding sequence GTGCCCATTAAAAAGTATAAACCGACATCCCCGGCTAGAAGACACATGTCTGTGTCCACGTTTGAAGAAATTACAACAAACCAACCGGAGAAATCTTTGTTGGCTCCCCTGAGCAAAACAGCGGGCCGCAATAACCAAGGTAAAATCACTGTGCGTCACCACGGCGGCGGACATAAGCGTAAATACCGTATTATTGACTTCAAACGATTGAAAGATGGAATACCAGGTAACGTTGCTACGATCGAATATGATCCAAACCGTACATCCAATATTGCACTGATCCATTATGCAGACGGAGAGAAACGCTACATTATCGCTCCTCAAGGTCTAAAAGTTGGAGATGTAATTGAATCAGGACCTTCTTCTGATATCAAAATTGGTAATGCACTTCCGTTGGAAAACATTCCAGTAGGTACAGTTATCCACAACATCGAATTACAACCAGGTAAAGGTGCACAGTTAGTACGCGCTGCTGGTACTGAAGCTCAACTTCTTGGTAAAGAAGAGAAGTACGTAACAGTACGTTTATCTTCTGGTGAAGTTCGTCATATCCTTAAAGTTTGTCGTGCTACAATCGGTTCTGTGGGTAACGCTGACCATGAACTTATCAAGATTGGTAAAGCAGGACGTAACCGTTGGAAAGGACAACGTCCAGAAGTACGCGGGGTAGTCATGAACCCTAACGATCACCCACACGGTGGTGGTGAAGGTCGCGCTCCAATTGGTCGTAAATCACCATTGTCTCCTTGGGGTAAACCTACTCTTGGTTACAAGACACGTAAAAAAGGTAAAGCTTCTGACAAATATATCGTTCGTCGCCGCACAAAATAA
- the rplP gene encoding 50S ribosomal protein L16: MLVPKRVKHRKQQRGHMRGQAKGGTELNFGEFGLVALEPSWITNRQIEAARIAMTRYIKRGGKVWIKIFPDKPITQKPLEVRMGSGKGNVEKWVAVVKPGKIMFELGGVPEDIAREAMRLAAHKLPIKTKFVKREEVGGEANES, encoded by the coding sequence ATGTTGGTACCAAAACGTGTAAAACACCGCAAACAACAACGCGGACACATGAGAGGTCAAGCTAAAGGCGGAACTGAATTGAACTTCGGAGAATTCGGTTTGGTAGCTCTTGAACCATCATGGATTACCAACCGTCAGATCGAAGCAGCGCGTATTGCTATGACGCGTTACATCAAACGTGGCGGTAAAGTATGGATTAAAATTTTCCCGGATAAGCCAATCACACAGAAGCCTCTAGAAGTACGTATGGGTAGTGGTAAAGGTAACGTGGAAAAATGGGTAGCAGTAGTTAAACCTGGCAAGATTATGTTTGAACTTGGTGGTGTGCCGGAAGATATCGCTCGTGAAGCGATGCGCCTTGCTGCTCATAAACTACCAATTAAAACGAAGTTTGTGAAACGTGAAGAAGTGGGTGGTGAAGCAAATGAAAGCTAA
- the rplN gene encoding 50S ribosomal protein L14, whose translation MIQTFTRLHVADNSGAKELMCIRVLGGTGRRTAAIGDLIVCAVKQATPGGVVKKGDVVKAVVVRTKRTTRRKDGSYITFDENAAVVVKDDKSPRGTRIFGPVARELRDRDFMKIVSLAPEVI comes from the coding sequence ATGATTCAAACATTTACACGTTTGCATGTAGCCGATAACTCCGGAGCGAAGGAATTGATGTGTATCCGAGTTTTAGGAGGAACAGGTCGTCGTACAGCTGCAATTGGAGATTTGATCGTATGTGCTGTCAAACAAGCAACACCAGGCGGCGTTGTCAAAAAAGGTGATGTCGTTAAAGCGGTTGTTGTTCGTACAAAACGTACTACACGCCGTAAAGATGGATCTTACATTACGTTTGATGAGAATGCAGCAGTGGTAGTTAAAGATGATAAGAGCCCACGTGGAACTCGTATTTTTGGACCTGTTGCTCGTGAACTTCGCGACAGAGATTTCATGAAGATTGTTTCCTTGGCTCCAGAAGTTATCTAA
- the rpsQ gene encoding 30S ribosomal protein S17, with amino-acid sequence MSEERNARKVQFGKVVSDKMDKTIVVAIETHKKHNLYHKRIKYTKKFKAHDENNTAKIGDIVKIMETRPLSKDKCWRLVEIVEKAIIV; translated from the coding sequence ATGAGCGAAGAACGCAATGCACGGAAAGTACAATTCGGTAAAGTCGTTAGTGACAAAATGGATAAAACAATTGTTGTCGCTATAGAAACCCACAAAAAGCATAACTTGTATCACAAGCGCATTAAATATACTAAGAAATTTAAAGCGCATGATGAGAACAACACTGCAAAAATCGGGGATATTGTGAAAATCATGGAAACCCGTCCGTTATCTAAAGATAAATGCTGGAGATTGGTCGAAATCGTAGAAAAAGCGATTATTGTCTGA
- the rplX gene encoding 50S ribosomal protein L24 produces the protein MPKVKKVLESYNHKLHVKKDDTVMVISGKDKGKKGRVIAAYPRQNRVLVEGVNMMKKHQKPNQSNPQGGIIEQEAAIHVSNVMHIDPKSGKVTRIGYKVLDNGKKVRVAKKSGEVID, from the coding sequence ATGCCAAAAGTGAAAAAAGTTCTAGAATCATATAATCATAAGCTGCATGTCAAGAAAGATGATACAGTGATGGTGATTAGCGGGAAAGACAAAGGAAAGAAGGGCCGCGTAATTGCAGCTTATCCTCGTCAGAATCGCGTCTTGGTTGAAGGTGTGAACATGATGAAGAAACACCAAAAGCCAAATCAATCAAACCCTCAAGGTGGTATCATTGAACAAGAAGCAGCAATTCACGTTTCTAACGTGATGCATATCGATCCAAAGAGCGGAAAAGTAACTCGTATCGGATACAAAGTATTGGATAACGGAAAAAAAGTTCGCGTAGCGAAAAAATCCGGAGAAGTTATTGACTAA
- the rplE gene encoding 50S ribosomal protein L5: MAVRLKDRYLNEITPALIQKFNYTTVMQVPKIEKVVINMGVGEAVSNSKVLDAAVNDMQLISGQKPIITKSKKSIAGFKLRENMPIGVKVTLRGERMYYFLDKLFNITLARVRDFHGVSSKAFDGRGNYTLGLKEQLIFPEIEYDKIDKVRGMDIVIVTTAKTDEESRELLTQMGMPFAK, translated from the coding sequence ATGGCAGTAAGATTAAAAGACCGTTACTTAAACGAAATAACACCTGCTTTGATACAGAAGTTTAACTATACAACAGTTATGCAAGTTCCTAAGATTGAGAAGGTTGTTATCAACATGGGTGTTGGTGAGGCTGTTTCTAACTCTAAAGTTCTTGATGCCGCTGTTAATGATATGCAGTTGATTTCTGGTCAAAAGCCAATCATTACTAAATCTAAGAAATCTATCGCTGGATTTAAATTACGTGAGAATATGCCGATCGGGGTTAAAGTAACACTTCGCGGTGAACGCATGTATTATTTCTTGGATAAATTATTCAACATTACTCTAGCACGTGTTCGTGATTTCCACGGTGTTTCAAGCAAAGCATTTGATGGACGGGGTAATTACACACTTGGACTTAAAGAGCAATTGATCTTCCCTGAAATTGAATATGATAAGATCGATAAGGTTCGTGGTATGGATATCGTTATTGTAACGACAGCTAAAACTGATGAAGAATCCCGCGAGCTTCTCACTCAAATGGGAATGCCTTTTGCGAAATAG
- a CDS encoding type Z 30S ribosomal protein S14: MAKTSMIVKQQRTPKFKVRGYTRCERCGRPHSVLQKFKICRICFRELAHAGQIPGVKKASW, translated from the coding sequence GTGGCAAAAACGTCGATGATAGTAAAACAACAACGTACACCTAAGTTTAAGGTGCGTGGATATACAAGATGTGAACGTTGCGGTCGACCACATTCAGTACTGCAGAAGTTCAAAATTTGCAGAATTTGTTTCCGTGAATTAGCTCATGCAGGTCAGATTCCTGGCGTGAAAAAAGCAAGCTGGTAA
- the rpmC gene encoding 50S ribosomal protein L29, which yields MKANELRNLTSAEIEQKISGFKEELFNLRFQLATGQLDNPTRIRDVRKEIARAKTIIHERLLGIS from the coding sequence ATGAAAGCTAATGAATTGCGCAACCTAACCTCTGCTGAAATAGAACAAAAGATATCTGGTTTTAAAGAAGAACTCTTTAATCTCCGTTTTCAACTGGCTACTGGTCAGCTTGACAACCCGACTCGGATACGTGATGTTCGTAAGGAAATAGCTCGTGCTAAAACTATTATCCATGAAAGATTACTTGGAATTAGTTAA
- the tuf gene encoding elongation factor Tu, translating into MAKAKFERNKTHVNIGTIGHVDHGKTTLTAAITTVLSKTYGGAAVAFDQIDKAPEERERGITISTAHVEYETPNRHYAHVDCPGHADYVKNMITGAAQMDGAILVVSAADGPMPQTREHILLSRQVGVPYIVVFLNKCDVVEDAELLELVEMEVRDLLSEYDFPGDDTPIFQGSAREALANPEGEWAKKIVEMFETIDTYVPDPVRDTDKPFLMPVEDVFSITGRGTVATGRVERGTVKVGEEIEIIGIHEESKKSVVTGVEMFRKLLDSAQAGDNIGALLRGVDRTQIERGQVLAKPGTVKPHTEFSAQIYVLTKEEGGRHKPFFTGYRPQFYFRTTDVTGVISLPEGTEMVMPGDNITVTVTLINPIAIEEGTKFSIREGGRTVGAGAVATISK; encoded by the coding sequence ATGGCAAAGGCTAAATTTGAACGCAATAAAACACACGTAAATATCGGTACTATTGGTCACGTCGATCATGGTAAAACGACGCTTACTGCAGCAATTACAACTGTATTGTCCAAAACTTACGGGGGTGCTGCTGTAGCATTCGATCAAATCGATAAAGCTCCAGAAGAGCGCGAACGTGGTATCACAATCTCTACGGCTCACGTTGAGTATGAAACTCCTAACCGTCATTATGCACACGTTGACTGCCCAGGTCACGCCGACTATGTTAAAAACATGATCACTGGTGCTGCACAAATGGACGGAGCGATCCTGGTTGTATCCGCAGCTGACGGCCCTATGCCACAGACTCGTGAGCACATCCTATTGTCTCGTCAAGTAGGTGTTCCTTACATCGTTGTATTCCTAAATAAATGTGACGTTGTTGAAGATGCTGAACTTCTTGAATTGGTTGAAATGGAAGTTCGTGACCTATTGAGCGAATATGACTTCCCAGGCGACGACACTCCAATCTTCCAAGGATCAGCTCGTGAAGCATTGGCTAATCCAGAAGGAGAATGGGCTAAGAAGATTGTTGAAATGTTCGAAACGATCGATACTTATGTGCCAGACCCAGTTCGTGATACTGACAAACCTTTCTTGATGCCTGTTGAAGATGTATTCTCAATCACTGGACGTGGTACCGTTGCTACAGGTCGTGTAGAACGTGGTACTGTTAAAGTCGGTGAAGAAATTGAAATCATCGGTATTCATGAAGAGTCCAAGAAATCTGTTGTAACTGGTGTAGAAATGTTCCGCAAATTGCTAGATTCCGCTCAAGCAGGTGACAACATCGGGGCATTGCTTCGTGGTGTTGATCGTACACAAATTGAGCGCGGTCAAGTACTTGCTAAGCCAGGTACTGTTAAACCACACACAGAATTTTCTGCACAAATCTATGTGTTGACTAAAGAAGAAGGCGGACGTCATAAACCTTTCTTCACTGGATATCGTCCACAGTTCTACTTCCGTACAACTGACGTAACTGGCGTTATCTCATTACCAGAAGGTACTGAAATGGTAATGCCTGGTGATAACATCACTGTAACTGTTACATTGATCAACCCAATCGCGATTGAAGAAGGTACTAAATTCTCCATTCGTGAAGGCGGACGTACTGTTGGTGCGGGTGCCGTTGCAACAATCTCTAAATAA
- the rplV gene encoding 50S ribosomal protein L22, which produces MEAKAHAKSIRISSRKVQLVIDLIRGKEVGAAIAILRHTPKAASPVVEKLLNSAIANAEHNYSLDVNKLFVSEVYVNQGPTMKRFRPRAMGRASKINKRTSHISLVVSEK; this is translated from the coding sequence ATGGAAGCAAAAGCACATGCTAAATCTATTCGGATTTCTTCCCGTAAAGTTCAATTAGTAATTGACTTGATTCGTGGAAAAGAAGTTGGCGCTGCAATCGCAATTCTTCGCCACACTCCGAAAGCCGCTTCCCCGGTTGTGGAAAAGTTGTTGAACTCAGCGATCGCAAATGCTGAACACAACTATTCACTAGATGTTAACAAGTTGTTTGTTAGTGAAGTTTATGTCAACCAAGGACCGACGATGAAACGTTTCCGTCCTCGTGCGATGGGACGCGCTAGCAAGATCAATAAGCGTACTAGCCACATTTCTTTGGTGGTATCTGAGAAATAA
- the rplD gene encoding 50S ribosomal protein L4 produces MPKVVLFNVGGSEVGEVELSDTVFGIEPNVHVMNQAVLLQRASLRRGTHKVKGRSEVRGGGRKPWKQKGTGRARQGSIRSPQWKGGGVVFGPTPRSYTFKLPKKVRRLAIKSALSSKVIGNDIIVLDALTLNSPKTKEFAAILSNLKVDRKALIVTPAYDDTVALSARNIPGVKFVAADGINVLDVLLYDKLIITKEAVQKVEEVFA; encoded by the coding sequence ATGCCAAAGGTAGTACTCTTTAATGTCGGTGGAAGTGAAGTGGGAGAAGTTGAATTGAGTGACACTGTATTCGGTATTGAACCGAACGTACATGTTATGAATCAAGCTGTCTTGCTACAAAGAGCTTCTTTACGTCGTGGTACTCACAAAGTTAAAGGACGGTCTGAAGTACGAGGCGGCGGACGTAAACCTTGGAAACAAAAGGGTACAGGTCGTGCTCGTCAAGGTTCGATTCGTTCACCACAATGGAAGGGCGGCGGTGTAGTTTTTGGACCAACACCACGCAGTTATACTTTCAAATTGCCTAAGAAGGTTCGCCGTTTAGCGATTAAATCTGCTTTGTCTTCCAAAGTGATCGGTAACGATATCATCGTGTTGGATGCATTGACATTGAATTCGCCAAAAACGAAAGAATTTGCAGCAATTTTGAGTAACTTGAAAGTTGATCGTAAAGCGCTTATCGTAACACCGGCTTATGATGATACAGTAGCATTGTCTGCTCGTAACATTCCGGGTGTGAAATTTGTAGCAGCGGACGGCATTAATGTCCTTGACGTACTGTTGTATGACAAGTTGATCATTACGAAGGAAGCAGTCCAGAAGGTAGAGGAGGTGTTCGCATAA
- the fusA gene encoding elongation factor G: MAREFSLNNTRNIGIMAHIDAGKTTTTERILFYTGITHKIGEVHEGAATMDWMEQEQERGITITSAATTASWKGHRVNIIDTPGHVDFTVEVERSLRVLDGAVGVFSAKEGVEPQSETVWRQADKYGVPRIAYVNKMDIIGADFLNVIETMRDRLRANAVAIQLPIGAESDFTGIIDLVEQKAHMYKDDLGQNIEVVEIPEEFKAKVEELRAELIEKVAELDEVLTMKYLEGEEITIPEIKAALRKGVVETKIFPVICGSSYRNKGVQLMMDAVVDYLPAPTDVPAIVGHLDDGTETVRHSDDKEPFSALAFKIMTDPYVGKLTFFRVYSGVLQSGSYVLNATKGKRERIGRILQMHANSRQEISEVYCGDIASAVGLKDTSTGDTLCDEKHPVILESMNFPEPVISIAVEPKTKADQDKMGVALGKLTEEDPTLRAHTDEETGQTILAGMGELHLDIIIDRMRREFKVETNVGKPQVAYRETFRTPARVEGKFVRQSGGRGQYGHVWVEFEPLEAGTGNTFESKVVGGSVPREYIAPALAGIEEGMKNGVIAGFPLVDVKATIVDGSYHDVDSNEMAFKVAGSLALKAAKDKCKPVLLEPIMKVEVTVPEEYMGDVMGLLNSRRGRIEGMDSRAGAQVIRAKVPLSEMFGYSTTLRSGTQGRGVFSMELSHYEEVPKNIAEEIVSKHKGEE, encoded by the coding sequence ATGGCAAGAGAGTTCTCCTTAAATAATACACGTAATATTGGGATCATGGCTCATATTGACGCTGGTAAAACAACTACCACGGAGCGGATCTTGTTCTACACAGGAATAACGCACAAAATCGGTGAAGTTCACGAAGGTGCTGCGACTATGGACTGGATGGAGCAAGAACAAGAGCGCGGAATTACAATTACTTCCGCTGCTACAACTGCTTCTTGGAAAGGGCACCGCGTTAATATCATTGATACCCCGGGACACGTTGACTTCACTGTTGAAGTTGAACGGTCCCTTCGTGTATTAGATGGGGCAGTAGGTGTGTTTAGTGCGAAAGAGGGCGTAGAACCTCAGTCCGAGACAGTATGGAGACAAGCTGATAAGTATGGCGTGCCTCGTATTGCCTATGTTAACAAGATGGATATTATTGGCGCTGATTTCTTGAATGTTATTGAAACTATGCGTGATCGTCTTCGTGCGAATGCTGTAGCGATTCAGCTACCGATTGGTGCTGAGAGTGATTTCACGGGTATTATTGACCTTGTTGAGCAAAAAGCTCATATGTACAAAGATGATTTGGGTCAAAATATTGAAGTGGTTGAGATTCCAGAAGAATTCAAAGCTAAAGTTGAAGAACTTCGTGCTGAACTAATTGAAAAAGTTGCTGAATTAGACGAAGTTTTGACAATGAAGTATCTTGAAGGTGAAGAAATCACAATTCCAGAAATTAAAGCTGCTCTTCGTAAAGGTGTTGTGGAAACTAAGATTTTCCCAGTTATCTGTGGATCTTCTTATCGCAACAAGGGAGTTCAATTAATGATGGATGCTGTTGTTGATTATCTTCCTGCTCCAACAGATGTTCCTGCGATCGTTGGTCATTTGGATGATGGTACAGAAACAGTTCGTCATTCTGATGACAAAGAACCTTTCTCAGCACTTGCGTTTAAAATTATGACTGACCCTTACGTGGGTAAACTTACGTTCTTCCGTGTATATTCCGGTGTATTGCAATCCGGCTCTTATGTATTGAATGCAACGAAAGGTAAACGCGAACGGATCGGACGTATCCTACAAATGCATGCTAACAGCCGTCAAGAAATCTCTGAAGTTTACTGCGGAGATATCGCTTCAGCTGTTGGGTTGAAGGATACAAGTACAGGTGATACACTTTGTGATGAGAAACATCCGGTAATTCTTGAGTCTATGAATTTCCCGGAACCTGTTATCTCCATTGCTGTTGAACCAAAAACCAAAGCTGACCAAGATAAAATGGGTGTTGCTCTCGGTAAACTTACTGAAGAAGACCCTACTCTACGTGCTCATACAGATGAAGAGACTGGTCAAACAATTCTGGCAGGTATGGGCGAACTTCACCTTGATATCATCATTGACCGTATGCGTCGTGAATTCAAAGTGGAAACTAATGTGGGTAAACCACAGGTTGCTTATCGTGAAACATTCCGTACTCCAGCTCGTGTAGAAGGTAAGTTCGTACGTCAATCTGGGGGCCGTGGTCAATACGGTCATGTATGGGTTGAATTTGAACCACTTGAAGCAGGAACTGGTAATACTTTCGAAAGCAAGGTTGTCGGTGGATCTGTTCCTAGAGAATATATCGCTCCAGCACTTGCAGGGATTGAAGAAGGAATGAAGAATGGTGTCATTGCAGGCTTCCCGCTTGTTGATGTTAAAGCAACTATCGTCGATGGTTCTTACCATGATGTCGATTCCAATGAAATGGCATTTAAGGTAGCTGGTTCTCTTGCACTGAAAGCTGCTAAAGATAAGTGTAAGCCAGTTCTTCTTGAGCCAATCATGAAAGTTGAAGTAACTGTTCCTGAAGAATATATGGGTGATGTTATGGGTCTGCTGAATTCCCGTCGTGGACGGATTGAAGGTATGGATTCCCGTGCAGGAGCTCAAGTTATTCGTGCTAAGGTACCTCTTTCCGAAATGTTCGGATACTCGACAACACTTCGCTCTGGTACGCAAGGACGCGGTGTGTTCTCAATGGAACTTTCTCATTATGAAGAAGTTCCGAAGAACATTGCTGAGGAAATTGTTTCGAAGCATAAAGGTGAAGAGTAA
- the rpsC gene encoding 30S ribosomal protein S3 produces the protein MGQKVNPIGLRVGIIRDWESKWFAGKEFGTLLIEDIKIREYVKNKLKDSAVSHIEIERAAGRVNVTIHTAKPGMVIGKGGAEVEVLRTQITKISAGKKVHINISEIKHPELDAILVAESIAQQLERRVSFRRALKQAMQRTMRSGAKGIKTQVGGRLGGAEIARSEGYSEGTVPLHTLRADIDYGTAEAATTFGLIGVKVWIYRGEVLPTAKKQQAVQEGGN, from the coding sequence GTGGGCCAAAAAGTAAATCCAATAGGACTACGTGTAGGCATTATTCGTGATTGGGAATCTAAATGGTTTGCCGGTAAAGAGTTTGGTACTCTTTTAATCGAAGACATTAAAATTCGCGAATACGTTAAAAATAAATTAAAAGATTCAGCTGTATCACACATTGAAATTGAGCGTGCAGCTGGTCGTGTGAACGTTACTATTCATACAGCTAAACCAGGAATGGTAATCGGTAAGGGTGGTGCTGAAGTAGAAGTACTTCGTACACAAATTACTAAAATTTCTGCTGGTAAAAAAGTTCACATTAACATTTCAGAAATCAAACACCCTGAGCTAGATGCTATTCTCGTTGCGGAAAGCATTGCACAACAATTGGAACGTCGTGTTTCATTCCGTCGTGCTTTGAAACAAGCTATGCAAAGAACTATGCGCTCTGGTGCTAAGGGGATTAAAACTCAAGTAGGCGGACGTCTTGGCGGTGCTGAGATTGCTCGTTCAGAAGGCTACAGCGAAGGAACTGTTCCACTTCATACGCTTCGTGCTGATATTGACTATGGTACTGCAGAAGCTGCTACTACTTTCGGTCTTATCGGAGTAAAAGTATGGATCTATCGTGGAGAGGTACTTCCAACGGCTAAGAAACAACAAGCTGTGCAGGAAGGAGGCAACTAA
- the rpsJ gene encoding 30S ribosomal protein S10: protein MAKQKIRIRLKAYDHRVLDQSAEKIVETAKRSGASVSGPIPLPTEKQIITILRAVHKYKDSREQFEQRTHKRLIDIVNPTPQTVDALMRLDLPSGVDIEIKL from the coding sequence ATGGCAAAGCAAAAAATTCGTATTCGTTTGAAGGCTTATGATCACAGAGTTCTTGATCAATCCGCTGAGAAGATTGTTGAAACTGCAAAACGTTCGGGTGCTAGTGTATCCGGGCCGATTCCACTTCCAACTGAGAAACAAATCATTACCATTCTCCGTGCGGTACACAAGTACAAGGATTCGCGGGAACAGTTCGAACAACGCACTCATAAGCGTTTGATCGACATTGTGAACCCGACTCCACAAACTGTGGATGCCCTAATGCGCTTGGACCTGCCGTCCGGTGTAGATATTGAAATTAAATTGTAA